In Drosophila yakuba strain Tai18E2 chromosome X, Prin_Dyak_Tai18E2_2.1, whole genome shotgun sequence, a single genomic region encodes these proteins:
- the LOC6524171 gene encoding uncharacterized protein LOC6524171 isoform X1, whose protein sequence is MGMRHLTAARMGVLPVGVLGFVLLQLVISVHGHGRLMDPPARNAMWRFGYPNPVNYNDNELFCGGYAVQWEQNKGRCGICGDAYHVKSPRPHEAGGQYGKGIISRYYTSGQTIDVEVELTANHYGRFEMFLCPNNNPRQEATQKCFDRYPLLISGSREHRYLIPRDAKKKDIFRYKVRLPPYVTCTQCVLQWTYYTANMWGTCANGTEAVGCGKAETFRNCADVAIVSNTGGGIPPLFVNNKSPYLLYYRDYRAPADNNIFPLIVRDQKCIGAPAFRTLPGIDNWCEINCLRYPPNCPEDACQCPQECVAIGEYAGQEGADTYCMDKCLNYESECPPDRCRCY, encoded by the exons ATGGGCATGCGACACTTGACAGCCGCCAGAATGGGCGTATTgccagtgggcgtg CTGGGATTTGTGTTGCTGCAGCTGGTGATATCGGTGCATGGACATGGTCGCCTCATGGATCCGCCGGCCAGGAATGCCATGTGGCGCTTTGGCTACCCCAATCCGGTCAACTACAACGACAACGAGCTCTTCTGCGGCGGCTATGCGGTGCAGTGGGAGCAGAACAAGGGACGTTGTGGCATCTGCGGCGATGCCTATCACGTGAAGTCACCGCGTCCCCACGAAGCTGGCGGTCAGTATGGCAAGGGCATCATCTCACGCTACTATACCTCCGGCCAGACCATCGACGTGGAGGTGGAACTGACGGCCAATCACTACGGTCGCTTCGAGATGTTCCTGTGTCCCAACAATAATCCGCGTCAGGAGGCCACGCAAAAGTGTTTCGATCGTTATCCGTTGCTGATTTCGGGCAGTCGGGAGCATCGGTATCTGATACCGCGCGATGCCAAGAAGAAGGATATATTCCGCTACAAGGTGCGTTTGCCGCCATATGTCACCTGCACGCAGTGCGTACTGCAGTGGACCTACTACACGGCCAACATGTGGGGCACCTGTGCCAACGGCACCGAGGCCGTGGGCTGCGGCAAGGCAG AGACCTTTCGCAACTGTGCGGATGTGGCGATCGTCTCGAACACCGGCGGCGGCATTCCGCCACTTTTCGTGAACAACAAGTCGCCATATCTGCTCTACTATCGCGATTATCGTGCGCCGGCGGACAACAACATCTTTCCACTTATTGTGCG TGACCAGAAGTGCATAGGCGCCCCAGCCTTCCGCACTTTGCCGGGCATCGACAACTGGTGCGAGATCAACTGCCTGCGCTATCCGCCCAATTGTCCGGAGGACGCCTGCCAGTGTCC TCAAGAGTGCGTGGCCATTGGCGAGTATGCTGGGCAGGAAGGAGCCGACACCTACTGCATGGACAAGTGCCTCAACTACGAATCGGAGTGTCCGCCGGACAGGTGCCGCTGCTACTAA
- the LOC6524170 gene encoding uncharacterized protein LOC6524170: MNRQRINQMRQMDRGQEGLQQVIQMQGQPQGQAMGNQQDHHAQTVRRKTTYTRTEMLSRGLPSVPNSNRSARNCTTAGQDWSSQISPKQRYTQPPAPPQPAAKVVIPATPLVQSTNATNKNNSTLGRQRSFLPRVARLPNKVDKSPARTLNRTIRDTELHVEQSRQQQAATGGSNQKGAHLMNTPHGSDSSMLAASGDNQLISDSSSSMENHKIKLAKAIRLPDEQNKSFVYVCKPVKKVKALLTARRLRTSCEHLNGLKEGEFCLQDEETFQLQRTISEEALHSRGAGEGYTLSPVEGLAPTSSTSSQLDSPTLAAMLQRQQQFEAKAVCSQERLRVQLREVRQRQRQLRQLEQDQQQQQQQHDKEQRQLELDQMCQNLPALRHEIHMLQQLGEKLEATLRVSSIPKPRSTVIITDISQQSSGRFYTPRTSPFQLDELPIRKLGFRRVEQLAVIRSCIMGTVCHVGLVQEFRIETKTLNELKTADESQCFYLPAPKEQPALTAANEADALQPTNFRKLRENPNMLLQQLRQVPGTGRPFNLLDQDTMFFNSLAYADPKTLAAAHNAAEQLEVATRETGGGGATMAHYGGAIAYSRLSVRLNEVGVASTASGRSAEQADRCSSQVNNTTQTEFEVPRLGKQLEPEMEQEAESEPETEISSPDYTPNPSPRLSKRKKVEELRAKEAGQAVRKSHLVARPMKMRNTMRRRAPEPPIKCRVEPKVRLKLFKTVLVGMVQVAVILVLIMAFTYPDVSC, translated from the exons ATGAATCGCCAACGAATCAACCAGATGCGACAGATGGACCGCGGTCAGGAGGGCCTGCAGCAAGTCATCCAGATGCAAGGTCAGCCACAGGGTCAAGCGATGGGCAACCAGCAGGATCACCACGCCCAGACTGTTCGTCGCAAGACGACCTACACCAGAACGGAGATGCTGTCGCGTGGTCTGCCCTCGG TTCCAAACAGCAATCGATCGGCTCGTAACTGCACCACAGCTGGACAGGATTGGAGCAGTCAAATATCGCCGAAACAACGCTACACAcaaccaccagcaccaccacaaccaGCAGCGAAGGTCGTCATCCCGGCCACGCCACTGGTGCAAAGCACCAATGCCACCAATAAGAACAACAGCACTCTCGGCAGGCAACGCAGCTTTCTGCCCCGTGTGGCCAGATTGCCCAACAAGGTGGACAAGTCGCCCGCTAGGACACTTAATCGCACCATTCGCGACACTGAGCTCCATGTGGAGCAGTCCAGACAACAGCAAGCAGCTACAGGGGGCAGCAATCAGAAGGGCGCGCACTTGATGAACACACCGCATGGCAGCGACAGCAGCATGCTGGCCGCCAGTGGAGACAATCAACTGAtcagcgacagcagcagctcgATGGAGAATCACAAGATCAAGTTGGCCAAGGCCATTCGGTTGCCGGATGAGCAGAACAAGAGTTTCGTCTATGTCTGCAAGCCGGTGAAGAAGGTGAAGGCCCTGCTAACTGCCCGCAGATTGCGCACCAGTTGCGAGCACTTGAATGGACTGAAGGAGGGCGAGTTTTGCCTGCAGGACGAGGAGACGTTCCAGCTGCAAAGGACCATTTCCGAGGAGGCACTGCACAGCAGGGGCGCCGGCGAAGGATACACCCTCTCGCCCGTCGAGGGCCTGGCGCCGACATCGAGCACCTCCAGCCAGTTGGATAGCCCCACCTTGGCGGCCATGctgcagcgccagcagcaaTTCGAGGCCAAGGCGGTGTGCAGTCAGGAGCGCTTGCGCGTCCAGTTGCGCGAGGTGCGGCAAAGGCAGCGACAACTGCGCCAGCTGGAGcaggatcagcagcagcagcagcagcagcacgacAAGGAGCAGCGCCAGCTGGAATTGGATCAGATGTGCCAGAACTTGCCCGCCCTGCGGCATGAGATACACATGCTGCAGCAGTTGGGCGAAAAACTGGAGGCGACACTCCGCGTGTCCAGCATACCCAAACCGCGGAGCACCGTCATCATAACGGATATAAGTCAGCAATCTTCTGGCCGCTTCTATACGCCGCGCACCAGTCCATTTCAATTGGACGAGCTGCCCATTCGGAAACTGGGCTTTCGTCGCGTGGAGCAGTTGGCAGTCATTCGGTCATGCATCATGGGCACCGTCTGCCATGTGGGTTTGGTGCAAGAGTTTCGCATCGAGACGAAAACCCTGAATGAGCTGAAGACAGCGGATGAGTCGCAATGCTTCTATTTGCCAGCGCCCAAGGAGCAACCAGCGCTGACCGCCGCCAACGAAGCAGATGCACTGCAGCCCACCAACTTCCGCAAGTTACGCGAGAATCCCAAtatgctgctgcagcaactgcgCCAAGTTCCTGGCACTGGCAGACCTTTCAATCTCCTGGACCAGGACACCATGTTCTTCAACAGTCTGGCCTATGCGGATCCAAAAACGCTGGCGGCCGCCCACAACGCTGCCGAGCAACTCGAGGTGGCCACACGAGAGACGGGCGGCGGTGGTGCAACCATGGCCCATTATGGCGGTGCCATCGCCTACTCCCGCCTCTCGGTGCGGCTCAAcgaagtgggcgtggcgtcGACCGCTTCGGGGAGATCAGCAGAGCAGGCCGATCGATGCTCTAGCCAGGTGAACAATACCACGCAAACGGAATTCGAAGTGCCCAGGCTGGGCAAACAGTTGGAACCGGAAATGGAACAGGAAGCGGAATCagaaccggaaacggaaatcaGTTCACCCGACTACACACCGAATCCCAGTCCTCGGCTGAGCAAGCGCAAGAAAGTGGAGGAGTTGCGAGCCAAGGAGGCTGGCCAAGCTGTGAGGAAATCCCACTTGGTTGCGAGACCAATGAAGATGAGGAATACGATGCGTCGACGGGCGCCGGAGCCGCCCATTAAGTGTCGCGTGGAGCCGAAGGTGCGATTGAAGTTGTTCAAAACCGTGTTGGTGGGCATGGTGCAAGTTGCTGTTATACTCGTGCTCATCATGGCCTTCACCTATCCGGATGTCAGCTGCTGA
- the LOC6524171 gene encoding uncharacterized protein LOC6524171 isoform X2: MGMRHLTAARMGVLPVGVLGFVLLQLVISVHGHGRLMDPPARNAMWRFGYPNPVNYNDNELFCGGYAVQWEQNKGRCGICGDAYHVKSPRPHEAGGQYGKGIISRYYTSGQTIDVEVELTANHYGRFEMFLCPNNNPRQEATQKCFDRYPLLISGSREHRYLIPRDAKKKDIFRYKVRLPPYVTCTQCVLQWTYYTANMWGTCANGTEAVGCGKAETFRNCADVAIVSNTGGGIPPLFVNNKSPYLLYYRDYRAPADNNIFPLIVRNATRHARKEGTAKPPAR; this comes from the exons ATGGGCATGCGACACTTGACAGCCGCCAGAATGGGCGTATTgccagtgggcgtg CTGGGATTTGTGTTGCTGCAGCTGGTGATATCGGTGCATGGACATGGTCGCCTCATGGATCCGCCGGCCAGGAATGCCATGTGGCGCTTTGGCTACCCCAATCCGGTCAACTACAACGACAACGAGCTCTTCTGCGGCGGCTATGCGGTGCAGTGGGAGCAGAACAAGGGACGTTGTGGCATCTGCGGCGATGCCTATCACGTGAAGTCACCGCGTCCCCACGAAGCTGGCGGTCAGTATGGCAAGGGCATCATCTCACGCTACTATACCTCCGGCCAGACCATCGACGTGGAGGTGGAACTGACGGCCAATCACTACGGTCGCTTCGAGATGTTCCTGTGTCCCAACAATAATCCGCGTCAGGAGGCCACGCAAAAGTGTTTCGATCGTTATCCGTTGCTGATTTCGGGCAGTCGGGAGCATCGGTATCTGATACCGCGCGATGCCAAGAAGAAGGATATATTCCGCTACAAGGTGCGTTTGCCGCCATATGTCACCTGCACGCAGTGCGTACTGCAGTGGACCTACTACACGGCCAACATGTGGGGCACCTGTGCCAACGGCACCGAGGCCGTGGGCTGCGGCAAGGCAG AGACCTTTCGCAACTGTGCGGATGTGGCGATCGTCTCGAACACCGGCGGCGGCATTCCGCCACTTTTCGTGAACAACAAGTCGCCATATCTGCTCTACTATCGCGATTATCGTGCGCCGGCGGACAACAACATCTTTCCACTTATTGTGCG CAATGCCACGCGGCATGCACGCAAAGAAGGCACGGCTAAACCGCCTGCCCGCTAA